A stretch of Cucumis sativus cultivar 9930 chromosome 2, Cucumber_9930_V3, whole genome shotgun sequence DNA encodes these proteins:
- the LOC101208308 gene encoding protein ENHANCED DISEASE RESISTANCE 2-like — protein MCPTTVNQNHRTLIGEPAESCSEHGESTATVDWISETIDGGSLRLVDLNTGINGWASPPGDLFCLRSKNYLTKGKKAPSGDYLLSPVGVDWLKSSTKLDNVLARPDNRVAQALRRAQALGKSMKSFIIAVNIQVPGKDQYSAVFYFATEDPIPSGSLLHRFINGDDAFRNQRLKLVNRIVKGPWIVKKAVGNYSACLLGKALTCNYHRGPNYLEIDVDMGSSKLASAILHLALGCVTNVTVDMGFLVEGQTEEELPERLFGAVRICQMEMSSATVVEAPTLARGVSCAKVNHHKPGDEDDN, from the coding sequence ATGTGCCCCACGACGGTAAACCAAAATCACCGGACCTTGATAGGAGAACCGGCCGAAAGCTGTTCGGAACATGGAGAGTCCACTGCGACGGTGGATTGGATTTCGGAGACGATCGATGGTGGTTCCTTACGCCTTGTCGACCTGAACACAGGGATTAATGGTTGGGCCTCACCGCCTGGGGATCTCTTTTGTCTTCGTTCTAAGAACTACTTGACGAAAGGGAAGAAAGCGCCGTCTGGTGATTACTTACTTTCTCCTGTTGGTGTTGATTGGTTGAAATCTAGTACCAAGCTTGATAACGTTCTCGCTCGTCCTGATAATCGAGTTGCGCAAGCTTTGAGGAGAGCGCAAGCCCTAGGTAAGTCGATGAAGAGCTTCATTATTGCGGTTAACATTCAAGTCCCTGGGAAGGATCAGTATAGTGCCGTGTTTTACTTTGCTACTGAAGATCCAATTCCGTCTGGCTCGCTTCTTCATCGATTCATCAATGGCGATGATGCTTTCAGAAATCAACGGTTGAAATTGGTGAATCGGATCGTGAAAGGTCCATGGATTGTGAAGAAAGCGGTAGGAAATTACAGTGCGTGTTTGTTAGGGAAGGCATTGACGTGCAATTACCACAGAGGGCCTAACTATTTGGAAATTGACGTAGATATGGGAAGCTCAAAGTTAGCCAGTGCGATTTTGCATCTCGCGCTTGGTTGTGTCACTAATGTTACAGTAGATATGGGATTTCTGGTGGAGGGACAGACGGAGGAGGAGTTGCCAGAAAGACTGTTCGGCGCCGTCCGGATTTGCCAGATGGAGATGTCGTCGGCGACTGTCGTAGAGGCGCCGACATTGGCGCGTGGAGTATCATGTGCAAAGGTGAATCACCACAAACCTGGCGACGAAGACGATAACTGA